The window CCTCGGGTGGGCCGTCGCCGAACGCGACGCGGCGTTCGGGTCGCGCACCCCCACGGACCGACCCTTCTTCCAACCCGGGAGTATGGCCCCGATGGACGCCCGGGCGTACGTCAACCTCGCGGCCGGCCCGTCGCTCCCGGACGCGACGGTCCTCGATCCGATGTGCGGTACCGGCGGCCTCCTCATCGAGGCCGGCCTCGTCGGCGCCCGGGTCGTCGGCTCCGACGCCCAGTGGAAGATGACCCGCGGCGCGGCCGAGAACCTCGATCACTACCTTCCCGACTCCCGCTGGGACGTCGTCCGCGGCGACGCCACGGAACTCCCCTTCGCCGACGACGTCGCCGACGCGGTCGTCTTCGATGCGCCGTACGGTCGGCAGTCGAAGATCGCCGGACACGAACTCGCCGACCTCGTCGGCGGCGCGCTCGCCGAGGCGGCGCGGGTCGCCCCCGCGTGCGTCCTCGTCGCCGACCGCTCCTGGGAGTCGCTGGCCGAAGACGCCGGCTGGACGGTACGAGAGCGGTTCGAGCGGCGGGTTCACGGGTCGCTGGTGCGACACGTCCACGTGCTGGAACGGGTCCGGTCGGACTGACGGCCGACGAGCGCGGCCGTGACCTACTCGAAGCCGCTGAGAAGCGTCACGACCCACTGGGCGGGGTCGTCGCGACGGCGAACTTCCACGCGATGGACCCACTTCACCCACTGGAAGCCGCGGCGGCCGGGGGCCACGAGACGCAGCGGTGCGCCGTGGCCGTGGCTGAGCCGCTCCCCGCCGACGTGCGTCGCGAGGAGCGCCTCGCGGGCCTCCTCGATCGGCAGCGACCACCGGTAGCCCGTCACCGACACGAACCGGACGAACCGCGCCCTCTCGCGGACACCCGCCGTTTCGAGGAGGTCGCCGACGCGCACGCCGCGCCACCGCTGGACGGTGTACCAGCCGCTCGTGCAGTCCAGGAGCGCCTCCTCGCTGTCGCCGGTGATGCCCGTCTCTCCGCTCTCGCCGGCGAGTTCGTCGTACGCGTACTCTGGCGACGTCTCCACCTCGCCGGCGACGGTCAGCGTCCACCCGTCCCGATCGATCGGGTCGGGATCGTCGGCGACCCAGGAGGTGACCGGGAA is drawn from Halobellus limi and contains these coding sequences:
- a CDS encoding methyltransferase domain-containing protein, translating into MELAGGAGDEALAALEAERAAGSAVSRVAPGLATARGVRADRVPALAYTRHVSELVGRADATVSDAAAVLTAASIDRTGSVAVRARNVRSTADASTAEAERELGGVLVDRGFSVDLDDPDHELRVCFSEDVCLLGWAVAERDAAFGSRTPTDRPFFQPGSMAPMDARAYVNLAAGPSLPDATVLDPMCGTGGLLIEAGLVGARVVGSDAQWKMTRGAAENLDHYLPDSRWDVVRGDATELPFADDVADAVVFDAPYGRQSKIAGHELADLVGGALAEAARVAPACVLVADRSWESLAEDAGWTVRERFERRVHGSLVRHVHVLERVRSD